Part of the Aythya fuligula isolate bAytFul2 chromosome 11, bAytFul2.pri, whole genome shotgun sequence genome, gatggagatggggatgggatggggatggggatgggatggaggtggggatggggatgggatggggatgggatgggatgggattgggatgggattgggataGGATGGGATGGAATAGGTAcagggatggagatggggatgggatggggatgggatggggttgGGGGTAAGGATTGGGATAGGATGGGATGAGAGCCAGGTGGCAGAGGGAATTTCCCAACCCCCTGGGTGCCTGCGCCTTCCTCAGCCCCCTGCGCCGTGACCGACGGACGCCAGGCTCTGGCACACGGCAGcgctggcagggagcagcagcttttATTAGAATTAATTAACATCGTTAATAGCAAGCTGCGGGGCGCGCCAGATCCTCCCGGCGAGGAGCGAACAACAGTTGCAACTCGTGCGTGCTGCGCCTGCCTTCCGCGGGGTGCTAAATCCTCCGGGAACgggggaaataaagaaaaaaagaatcaaaaaaagCACATTCTCGGGGGGGGAgcgtgccggggggggggggaaggagcagTTTCCATCCACCCCCGGGCCGGCTGCTCGGGGGGCTCCTTCCCGAGGCGAAGTTTcccggagccccctccccatcctcGTTCCTCcaccgggggccggggggggggcggcggctcCGCCTCTCGGCCGGGGGGGGtcggggagggggccggggggaggcggcgccgcccccgccgcgctcACACCGGAGCCGCTCGAGCCTCGGCGCCgctccccgggcagccccggggaggagcggagcggagcggcccCGCCGAGcgccggcccccccccccggccccccggtACCTCGCTGCTGGCGGCGGTAAGCCGGCTCTCCGGGCACCCCGGAGCTGCTCTCCCTCGGGCTCCCCTCCAGCTCGGCTCCCCGGCTCCCGGCTCTCCGGGACCCCCGAGAGTTCCCCGAGCCCCCGACCTCCCCGCTGCTGCCGGTTCCCGCATCCCCCCCCCGTTCCCTGAGCATCCCACCTCCCCGGTACCCCTGGTGCCCGCTCCTCCCGGTTCCCTGAGCTCCCCGTCTCCCCAATAACCTCATCTCCCGACCCCCTGAGCATCCCACCTCCCCATCCCCTGAGCTCCCCGTCACCCCGGTGCCCCCGGTACCCCCATCTCCTAATTTTCTGAGCATCCCAGCTCCCTGTTCCTTCAGTATCCCACCCCCCCGGTACCCCCTTTACCCCCATCTCCTCATTTTCTGAGCATCCCACCTCCCCGGTCAGCCTTTTACCTTCATCTCCCGGCTCCCCGAGCTCCCCATCTCCCTCGTACCAGCATCTCCCAGTATCCCCCAGCATCCCACCAGTATCCCCAGTACCTGCATCTCCcagctccccgagccccccaccTCCCCGCTACCCCCATCTCCCGACCCCCTGAGCATCCCACCCCCCCGATCCCTCAGCATCCCTtctccctgccacccccacacccccatcTCCCGGTTCCCTGAGCTCCCCATCACCCCCGAACCCCCTCTCCTCGCCCCCCCCCGGTCCCGCAGCCATGGCGTTCATGGTGAAGAGCATGGTGGGGGGGCAGCTGAAGAACCTGACGGGTGGCCTGGGCGGCGAGGAGAAGAGCGAGGGCGAAAAGTCCCCGGCAGAGGCTCAGGGCATGACCCGCGAGGAGTACGAGGAGTATCAGCGGCAGCTGGTGGAGGAGAAGTGAgtgcctgggggggggacacacggaCAGGACGGGGGGCCCGGAGCTCCCCACGCCTGGGGGGAGCCACtggtggggctgcagagccGGGAGGCTGCCTAATGAACCCCCCTAATCCCTTAATCCGCTTcctcagggattttttttctcctttctggcTGCGCcgtggtggggggggggaggaaaacgGGGGGACCGGGGCTTTGCGGAGAGGATGGGGGGTAcctgggtttggggagggggggttaTCGAGGTGATGGGGGCACCGGCTGGGGGTAACTGCGCCGTGCGGTTCGCAGGATGGAGAGGGATGCCCAGTTTGCCCAGCGCAAGGCGGAGAGGGCCACCTTCAGGTCCCACTTCCGAGACAAGTACCGGCTCCCCAAGGTAcggccgcggggggggggcaggcgcAGGGACCCCCCCAAACTGCGGGGCCGGGATGGGGCGCACCGAGGGCACCACCCGGGGGGGCATCGGCTGCAAAGCCCAAAGCCCAAAGCCCGTTCCCCTAAAAAAACATCCCTCCCTTCGACCCTACAGCCCCCCTcgcacccccagccccctgaCCCCGAGGGCAGGACCCcccctgtgcacccccagccccccaatTCCTCCTTtttgcccccagccctgccaggcagAGCCACCCTCGTGCcaggctcccagccccacacggAGCTAGCGCTGCGCCCCCCCGGCTGGATGAGCCAGCTCCTGGCTTCTTTGGCACCCCCCTGCTTCCACGAGCTGGGTTCCTATTTTGGCCCTTCCGCCCCGCCAGCGATTCACTCCCAACAATTCAATCAGCGCCCATTCAGCCGCTCTTGgacctgccagcagcaccctgcacccaGCCCGATCCTTCCCGAACCCCTCGGTGGGAACGCTCTGAATGGAGCCGGGATAATTTTAGGCAGGGAAGGCCAGCTCGGCCAAAAGAGGTTCATTTTTTTGGGTATCGCTGGCACAAAGCGCCCCGCTTATTCTTACACCCGTTGCAGCGCCGGGGAATAAGCAGCCAGGGGATTTTTCTCCTGCCAAAGTGAAGCGAGGCAGGCAAGGAGAGATGGAGATTTTCTCCCAGGGGGGAGCAGGGATTCGTTCGGCTCCGTGCCCCCAtccttctgctgcctccccacGCTCAAGACATcccatccccaccaccaccgccacctCGCCCCGACTTTTCTTGTTCCAGAACGAGACGGACGACAACCAGATCCAGCTGGTGGGCGGCGACGTGGAGCTGCCCAAGGAGCTGGCCAAGATGATCGAGCAGGAcaacgaggaggaggaggagaagaactCCGTCATCGGCCAGCTCAGCAACATCCAGAACCTGGACCTGGACTCCTTGAAGGACAAAGCCTCGGCCACGCTGGAGGACCTGAAGCAGTCGGCCGAGAAATGCGCCGTGATGTGACCCGGCCAGCGGCTCCGTCCCCTCTCCCTCGCAGCGAGGGGTCCccacggggacccccccggcaCCGCCACCCCCTGCGTGAGCCGGGTCTGAGCCCCTGAGCCccgagcccctgccccagccccccctGCTCCGTCCGTGCTGGTGTCCCCGTGCGTGCTGTGGTTgtgtttttgggggggaaggaggaggttTCGGTGAGGACACAGCCAAGGGGTGGCCTCGCGCCCTCCGTCCCCGATGCTGGGACCTGctggagaaggggggggggggaaaagcgAGCTGCGTGTAGGGAACCTCGCCTCCGTGCCCGTCGTGATGTGATCGTGCGCCGTGCCCCGCCGAGTGTCCGCCCCTACCGTGCTGTCCCCGTGCCGCGGCACCGCCGGAATAAAGCCGGGAGCTCCCTGTGCACTGCTCGCTGCTGTGGGACGAGTCAAGGGCTTGGGAGGCAGCACCTTAAAACCTGGGAGGGGGCGCAAaaagcccagctccccccagccccacagagatTTGGGGTGACCCCGCTGCAGACCGTGTCCTGCCGAGGGGGACGGGGCTCCGGATCCGGCCGCGTCTTCGGCAGAGCGTGAAGGCGAACGTGATGGATGGCAGCGCGGGGGGGCGGCAGGCTTGGCAGCTCTTTACAGCCCGGGGATGCACTCGCTGCTCCCAAGGGTAACGAAAAAAGAAACCCCACAGAACGGCCTCGGGGAGAGAGGTCGACCCCAGCTTCGACACCCCCAAAAGCAGCGGCACGGAATAAGCCACTTGgagacccccccaaaaaaaacaaagcatttattcgaggcaataaattacattccCTTGAAACGCAGCAGCTTTGGAGACGGGGCCCCCTCCCCGCAGGGCAGGACCCCCCCGCGGCCACAGAGCCACtccagctggggacagccccaaagggatgaggttttggggCATCCCCACGGGGCACAGCACACGTGGGGCCGGACCCTGCCCCCGGGGTCTCTGTGGGGCCAGGCTCTGCGCTGGCGTTTCCCTGAAGCTCGTGGCACGGGCGAGCAGCGCGCTCGGTGCCCGCACCGCCGCCTCCAGCGCAGataggatgtttttttttttgtgtgtgtgtgccttttttttttattattattattttttccgGGCTGTGCACGCAAGAGCCTGCACGCAGCAGCAGCGGGCGCCCAGACGTGCGGAGGAACTGGGGTGGAATAAGCCGCCCGccgcgggcagggcagggccgggcagggagCAGACGGTCGCGGCAGGGACGCCTCCTGCCACCACCGCCGGGCCATGTCCCCGCTGTCACTGCACCGTGCAGGCTGGGGGGGACACGAGGGGGACACGGGGTCACTCGGGGGGCTCCTGCCACGGCCCCCAGCGTGCCCGCAGGGTTTGGGGACTCACAGCTCCGGACAGACTCCGCCAGCGCCTCCTTGCCCATGGACTGCGCCTCCCGCACCTGTATGGGCAGAGGAGCTCGTGCCAGCCCCAGacccccccctgcagccccccggagccccccccggggtgGCCGTACCTTGATTTGCTCCTTCAGGTACTCGGCTCGGGCCATCAGGGTCTGCACCTGGTGGGTGGACAGAGGGGAGCCCGTCAGGACAGCACCCGGGGGGGCGAGCAGGATTTAGGGGCAGCTTTGGGGGCTCACCTCGGCGTGGAGCAGCTCCCGCCTCCTCCCCGCAGGCTCTGCTGGAGAGGGCAGAGGGGGCGTCAGCGGGGTGCAGGGTGcagcccccccggtgccccccggcaCTCAccggccagcagcagcagcagctcgccCAGGCTCTGCTGGTAGAGCTCCAAGGCGTCGCCGTCGTCTcggccctcctcctcctgcaagGGACCCCcggcacctccagggatgctcCGGGAGCTCCTTCTCCCCCCCGGGATcagcccccccccgccaccccaGGGGTGCCGGCACCCCAAAATCCGGGACTCACCCTGGCCATGGCCGCTGCCGCCACCTCCAGCGCGGCACAGAGCCGCGGCTTGTCCTTGGCCATCTCTGCGGGGAGACATTTTGGGGTGCCCTCAGCCCTCCTCCTCGCTGCCAGACCCCCCAGTGatgtttcccccccccaaaaaaaaaaaaatgccacctTTGAGGACCTCCCTGGCcgggctgccctgctgcaggaggttcTTGCTGTCGGAGGTGACCAGCGCCTTCAGCTCCTCCGCCCGCGAGATGTACTGCCccacctggggggggggacggggtgaagcagcccccccggggcttTGGGGTGATGGGATGGGGTGCCCCCAGGCTCCCCACGCTCACCTTTGCCCGGATGGCCTCTTTGCGCCGGGGGTCGCTTTCATCTGGGGGCAGAGAAGGGCTCAGGGGTCCCCGAGGGCCGGGGGGTGCCAAGCACCAGCGGCGCTGCTCCTGCACCCAAACCGGGCGAGCTCCAGCCCCTTCCACGTCCCCTCTGCCTGGACTGAAGccccccctgctcctccacggcccccccacagccccccgggGCACTCACAGCGCAGGGCAGGCACGAAATACTCCAGGGCTTTGCAGTAGAGCGCGAGCGCGGCGCTCGCATCCCCCTCCTGGTCCTTCCTCACCGCCTCCACCACCAGCTCgctctggggagggggcagaggggtTCTCGGGGGCTCGGTCCCACCTCACCCCACTGctgaccccccccccatccccggAGCCGGCCCCGCTCACCGCCTTGGGGAAGCTCTCGGGGCCGGGCGCGTGCTCCATGTCCACGAAGGGGTGGGCAAAGAAGTCCTGGAAGGAGATGCGCCGCCGGGGGTCCCTCTCCAGGAGGCGTTGCAGGAGGTCCCGGCAGtctggggacagcgggggccggctgggcagctggggaggggggtaataaggtgtgtggggggggtgtgAGAACGACCTGCCACCCCCCCTGGGTTGGTGGCCGTGCCACCCCGCAGCTCACCTCGATGGCTCGGTCGCTGCGGATCTTCTCCTCCAGCTCGGCGAACGACCGCGAGGCGAAGGGGGGGCGCCCGAAAAGCGCCTCTGTGAGGAGGGGGCACTCCCTAAACCCTAAATCCTAAACCCTAAATCCTAAGCCCTAAACCATAAATCAtaaaccctaaaccctaaaTCCACCCCCTCCAGGTCCCAGCAAGGGGCCACCGAGCCGAGGGCACACAGGTGCCGACCCCGCAGGCTGCTGGATGTCACCGCGGGGGTGCCCCCCGAtttggggacggggacaccaAGCCCCGGGGGGGTtctggggggggacacacaccgTAGAGGATGACGCCCACCGACCAGAGGTCCACGCGGGCGTCGTACTGCTGGCGGCACACCATCTCGGGGGCCATGTAGAGCGGGGAGCCCCGCAGCACGTGCTGCTCGTCCCAGGGCGACATGTACTGCGCGAAGCCGAAATCTGTGAGGGGGGGAGAGagcgtggggagggggcacccGGCGTGCGCCCccactggggggggggagaagggccTGGGGACCCACCTGCCAGCTTCAGCTGGGGGTTATCCGGGGCGCTCAGCAGGATGTTCTGCGGCTTGAGGTCCAGGTGGGAGATGTTGTGGTCGTGGAGGAACTTGAGGGCgcaggctggaggggggggcgaggggggcaGCGGGTCCCCAAAAGCCCCCAGAGCCCTGCGCCtccccgaggaggaggaggaggaggaggatgaggaggaggatgaggaagaggaggaggccctcacccagctgctggaggaagacGCGTGCCACCTTCTCGGGCAGCAGGCGCCGCGTGCGGATGAAGCGGGACAGGTCCCCCCCGGCGCAGAACTCCATGATCAGGTAGATGTGCTCGCTGTCCCACTGCACCACAGCAACTGGGGGCTCACCGGAGGCCACCCCGGCCGCGTCCAGCACCGTGGGGATCACGGCGTGGACCCCGAGACCCCGCGGAGCCCCCGGgtgcgcccccagccccacctggAAGTCCTTGAGCTCCACGACGTGCGGGTGCCGGATGGTTTTCAGGATCTCGATCTCGGTCAGCAGGTTCTCCACCGACGCCCGGTTGAGGCTCCTCTTGCTCACGCACTTGACGGCCACCACCTCGCGCGTGTCCTTCTGCCCGGAGAAGCCACCCTGCAGCCCTGACCCCTTGGGGACCCCCCCTTTAttgggtgtcccccccccgtaccccacccagcaccccagggtcCCCGCACCTTGCCATACGCCTTGTACACCGTGGCGTAGGTGCCGGTGCCCAGGCGCTCGGTGAGCACGAAGCCGTCGAGGCGCGGAGGGGCGCAGCCGGCCCTGGCCATGCCAACCCGGGACCCCCAGGGgccccccccggtgtcccccccccggtccccgtCGCCTCCCGGTTCCGGCTCCGCCtcggcgccgccgcccccggcagGAAGGGGCGGGCTCGGCCGCTcccctctttatttatttatttagtggaagcactttttttctttttttttttaaacctttcctttttttaattttttaaccccttttttattttttttaagcactttttaattatttctcttcctcaAAGCGCGATCGTTTCACGGGACGCAtcctttattgatttttttttttttttttttttttttttaaacgggGAAAGATCAGacaaggaaaaaggggaaagtaCACCAGAAAGGGGCTGgctgttcacttttttttctttttttttttttttcttttttttctcttttacaaaaaaaatcaggttttattacccaggaaaaacaaacccaagccccccagggagcagggggagcgGTTTCCCAGCAGGGAGAATTCCCCGTCCCCAGCATCTCGGCAGAAATCAAACCCCCAAGGCTCTCCAGCACCCCCtgctcttcccctttttcccccaaaaaagcacTCATCGCGTGGCTGCCCACCCCCTTGTTTTTACAgaaccccccccaaacccaccaGCGCGCCCACACCTCCCGCATCCCAACCAGCAGCTTCCAGCTCAAAGCTGCAGATTTTGGAGAATTTGGGGGCAAGGAGGAGCTCGGAAGGGGAAGCCCCAAATCCCTACAACACCTGGGGACAGGtggaaaggggctggggggggagcaCACAGCAGGAGGGGTCCTGCCATTCCCCTAAAACCAGGCACGAAACCAGTTCTTCCCCcgttaaaattaaataaaatgggaGCTGGCCCTGCAGGGGGATCCGTCCACGCCtcggggctggcaggaggcagcgatggggggacaaggaggggaaattccccccctccccgaccccacagcccccaggttCCTGCTGGTGCCCGCGGGCGGTGGGGGCGCAGCGTGGGGCTGTGGCAGCCCAGCGGGGCAGCTTCCACCCTTAAAAATCAACGACAGGCTACATGCGAGTtacaaacccccccccccaaaaaaaaacaaaaccagcagatAATCAAGTTGTTCAGAGCAAAGGCTGATAGAAGAGAGAAAGTAAAATCAAAAATCCTGCTTCTCCTCGCCCCCCTGCCTTAGCCaggggggggcaggaggagacgAACGCCCGGCTGAGCCgcctcctctgcccccccccgAGCGGGCCAGGGAAAAGAAACCGTGATCAACCTGGGCCAGCTGAAGCGAAACCAGCCCTCTCCTCAGCTGGAGTCGGCGTCTCAGAGCTCGCGTGGTGCCCACGGAAAGTGCGTCGTTAGAAAAGGGAGGTGGGGGCGACGGCGGGAGGGGAGGCGAGGCGGGGGCAGGCCCCCCCCGAGGGGCTAATTCCCCCGGAAAGCTCCGTGTGCGGCCGAGGAGGCCGCCCCGGCCGCCGCGTTCTGGAAGCTCCTGTTGGTGAGGATGCCTTGGGAAAACTCCTCCTGCGCCCTTTGGAAGCTGGCTCCCGTGCGGCGATACAGGGAGTGCAcctggggaagggagcagggggGAAAACATCAGCCTGCGGGACGCCCCCCGGCCTCGCCACCCCCCTCTGGCATCACAATCCCACGCAGGGACGCCCCACAAGGGTCCTGAGTCCTGCGAGGAACTCACCTGCTTGAGGAGGAAGAGCGAGAGGACGGCGCAGAGCGTGAAGAACGCCGCCACCACCATCATGATGATGGCCACGGCCAGGTTCCCGTGCAGCTCGGACAGCGCCGCGATCCAGCCGCTGCGAGGGAGAGCAGCGGGGTGagcacggcccccccccggccccaagAGCCCCCCCGGCGCTGGCAGGAAGCAGGCAGCTCCCCCAAACGCCTCCAAACTCAGCCGAGCAGGGAAAAGAGGGGCTGGTGCGTCGAGAAAGGTGACAGAAAAAGCTCCCCGGGAactggctgtggggcagggaggacTCGGGAGTGATGGGGCAAAGCCACCAAGGTGCCTCCAGAGCAAGGAACCCCGCCGGCTGCTCAGCCACGTGCAGGAGAGAGGGGACCCAAGGGGACAGCTGGGCTCGCCCCACGCTCTGTGCAGCTCCCAGCGCgttaaaaagcagcagagaggccaCGCCGGGCGCCACGGCCAGAAATAACCACGCTGCCTGGCCCGAGGGAGCAGAGCTCTGACCCAAAACGCCGCTGTGTGGGCAGGGAGCGCCAGGACAGCTCCGCCTGGGAGCTGCTCCACAGGCAGCGGGCAAAAATAGAGGCAGCTTCCACGGCACGCAGCTCCTGAAGGCTGCaccaggaggggaaaaaagagagcaGCCACGGCCCCGagctcctggcagccccagcagctcgtGCAGGAGCCTCACCTGTCTCCCCAGCCAGGAATGCCGACAGCCTGGATGATGTAGATGGCGATTTGgcagaagaagatgaaaaagaagacgaagaagctgaaggagctgTCAGACCTGCAGGAGAGACGGCAGCGGGAGTGAAAACTGGGGACCTGACCTGATGGATTCCCTCCTCCGAGAGGAGGAAACGCACTCCGGTGGCCAGGCTCGGGTTTCCCAACGAAAAAGGGAGCACGGCGAGCATGTTCCATccaatttttttcagatgggCTCAGGAACGAGTGGGTTTGATCTACTCAGTGATGCGAAGGGATGGAAAAATCCCCCAGGCAGCACGCTGCTGGAGCAGACaaaccccagctcccccccagcaGGAGCCACGTGCCCGTTACGGAGGGGAACGGCACTTGCCTGAAAGCCTTGTAGATCGGTCGGTACCAGCAGAGGAAGGCACAAGGAGTGAATAAAACGAACCACAGGATGGAGAGACCGAAGTCTACGCCTCTTTCCGTCTGGACCGTGAACCACGCCAGGCAGGCGAGCAGGTTGAGGAGCAGGGTGACCGAGTGCACTGCGGGAcggagaggagaagcagctgtaAAGCCCTCAGGCATCTCCCAGAGCCCTCCGAGCACCTCCCAGCCCTCGCTGAGGCACAAAGCTCTGCAGATGTGACAGTTTCGGGGCCATCTGATTGCCTTTTTTCCAGAGGAAGGACAATGGGGCTTAACCTGAGGGCCTCACCCGGCCCTGCTGCTTGCAAACACGGCTCAAATCCTTTCAGGGCTGAGGGATGCAGCTCAGAGTGCCCTGCACCTGCTCCCTAGGTGCACTTCTCAGAGCCTCAGGCCATCCAGCCTCCTTCAAGCAACGACCAAAACTCCCCAAAACTCCATCGTGAATGAGCCATTCCCAAAGCAAAAACCCTCAGCCCTTTACACCCccctccatttaaaaaaaaaaaaaaaaaatcaaggaaggGAGGCACCGCTTGGCCCTGGCCGACACCACCCACGGCCCTCGCTGTGGGACAAAGGGCAGCATTCGATCCAGGAACTTCTCAGAGCCAGCTTTTATGGCGGCCGAGGGCATTACTCACGCATCCACAGGTAATACAGCATCTTGCATATCCGCTGGTAGTCGGCCGGGATGTCTGCGGAGAAATCCTGGTAGAAGCAGGGCTTGATGGGGCACCTCCTGGGAAGGGGCGGCCAGTTGTTCTGCCTCGCTGCGGGAGGGAAGGACAGAGGAGAGCTCTGCACACAGCCGGGGCTTCATCAGCCTGCCAGGAGCCACGAGGGCTCCTGTGGGAGCCTCGGGagaggctggagcagagctcCCCGTGACAAACCcccacagccaccaccaccGCTTGAAATCGCAGTCAGCCAGAGCAAAACTctatttttccctcaaaaaacctcaccaaaaaaaagccagggccagcccccagcagctcccctctgAGCCCCTTTCCTGCCCAGCCCTCGGGGGCAGCCCCGATGTGGGCTGTGGGGGGACAGGTACAGCCCCAGGGGCACGAGGCAGGAGGAGAACACCTCAGGACAGGGCAAAGCCGCCCCTGCCAGCGGCCGTGCTGCCACAGGGAGCAGCCCAGGCACCCTTGGTTGTGCTCCCACTCACGGTTAATGCTGGCAGCgttgctctgcagctccctctccttcttctccagctCGGCTGCCTTCCTCTcgagctctgcctgctgctgcagcagcccggCCTGCGCCGCCGCGGCCACAGCCTgaaagaggagggggagagaaaggtggagaagcccttcccc contains:
- the ULK3 gene encoding serine/threonine-protein kinase ULK3 isoform X3; the encoded protein is MARAGCAPPRLDGFVLTERLGTGTYATVYKAYGKDTREVVAVKCVSKRSLNRASVENLLTEIEILKTIRHPHVVELKDFQWDSEHIYLIMEFCAGGDLSRFIRTRRLLPEKVARVFLQQLACALKFLHDHNISHLDLKPQNILLSAPDNPQLKLADFGFAQYMSPWDEQHVLRGSPLYMAPEMVCRQQYDARVDLWSVGVILYEALFGRPPFASRSFAELEEKIRSDRAIELPSRPPLSPDCRDLLQRLLERDPRRRISFQDFFAHPFVDMEHAPGPESFPKASELVVEAVRKDQEGDASAALALYCKALEYFVPALRYESDPRRKEAIRAKVGQYISRAEELKALVTSDSKNLLQQGSPAREVLKEMAKDKPRLCAALEVAAAAMAREEEGRDDGDALELYQQSLGELLLLLAAEPAGRRRELLHAEVQTLMARAEYLKEQIKVREAQSMGKEALAESVRSSCTVQ
- the ULK3 gene encoding serine/threonine-protein kinase ULK3 isoform X2, whose amino-acid sequence is MARAGCAPPRLDGFVLTERLGTGTYATVYKAYGKKDTREVVAVKCVSKRSLNRASVENLLTEIEILKTIRHPHVVELKDFQWDSEHIYLIMEFCAGGDLSRFIRTRRLLPEKVARVFLQQLACALKFLHDHNISHLDLKPQNILLSAPDNPQLKLADFGFAQYMSPWDEQHVLRGSPLYMAPEMVCRQQYDARVDLWSVGVILYEALFGRPPFASRSFAELEEKIRSDRAIELPSRPPLSPDCRDLLQRLLERDPRRRISFQDFFAHPFVDMEHAPGPESFPKASELVVEAVRKDQEGDASAALALYCKALEYFVPALRYESDPRRKEAIRAKVGQYISRAEELKALVTSDSKNLLQQGSPAREVLKEMAKDKPRLCAALEVAAAAMAREEEGRDDGDALELYQQSLGELLLLLAEPAGRRRELLHAEVQTLMARAEYLKEQIKVREAQSMGKEALAESVRSSCTVQ
- the CPLX3 gene encoding complexin-3 codes for the protein MAFMVKSMVGGQLKNLTGGLGGEEKSEGEKSPAEAQGMTREEYEEYQRQLVEEKMERDAQFAQRKAERATFRSHFRDKYRLPKNETDDNQIQLVGGDVELPKELAKMIEQDNEEEEEKNSVIGQLSNIQNLDLDSLKDKASATLEDLKQSAEKCAVM
- the ULK3 gene encoding serine/threonine-protein kinase ULK3 isoform X1 — translated: MARAGCAPPRLDGFVLTERLGTGTYATVYKAYGKKDTREVVAVKCVSKRSLNRASVENLLTEIEILKTIRHPHVVELKDFQWDSEHIYLIMEFCAGGDLSRFIRTRRLLPEKVARVFLQQLACALKFLHDHNISHLDLKPQNILLSAPDNPQLKLADFGFAQYMSPWDEQHVLRGSPLYMAPEMVCRQQYDARVDLWSVGVILYEALFGRPPFASRSFAELEEKIRSDRAIELPSRPPLSPDCRDLLQRLLERDPRRRISFQDFFAHPFVDMEHAPGPESFPKASELVVEAVRKDQEGDASAALALYCKALEYFVPALRYESDPRRKEAIRAKVGQYISRAEELKALVTSDSKNLLQQGSPAREVLKEMAKDKPRLCAALEVAAAAMAREEEGRDDGDALELYQQSLGELLLLLAAEPAGRRRELLHAEVQTLMARAEYLKEQIKVREAQSMGKEALAESVRSSCTVQ
- the SCAMP2 gene encoding secretory carrier-associated membrane protein 2, with the protein product MAGFDTNPFADPVDVNPFQDPSVTQLTSTSQSGLDEFNPFSESSQLTNAARTTPATQPAGPSQPAVLQTSVEPTPQAVAAAAQAGLLQQQAELERKAAELEKKERELQSNAASINPRQNNWPPLPRRCPIKPCFYQDFSADIPADYQRICKMLYYLWMLHSVTLLLNLLACLAWFTVQTERGVDFGLSILWFVLFTPCAFLCWYRPIYKAFRSDSSFSFFVFFFIFFCQIAIYIIQAVGIPGWGDSGWIAALSELHGNLAVAIIMMVVAAFFTLCAVLSLFLLKQVHSLYRRTGASFQRAQEEFSQGILTNRSFQNAAAGAASSAAHGAFRGN
- the ULK3 gene encoding serine/threonine-protein kinase ULK3 isoform X4, whose product is MARAGCAPPRLDGFVLTERLGTGTYATVYKAYGKKDTREVVAVKCVSKRSLNRASVENLLTEIEILKTIRHPHVVELKDFQWDSEHIYLIMEFCAGGDLSRFIRTRRLLPEKVARVFLQQLACALKFLHDHNISHLDLKPQNILLSAPDNPQLKLADFGFAQYMSPWDEQHVLRGSPLYMAPEMVCRQQYDARVDLWSVGVILYEALFGRPPFASRSFAELEEKIRSDRAIELPSRPPLSPDCRDLLQRLLERDPRRRISFQDFFAHPFVDMEHAPGPESFPKASELVVEAVRKDQEGDASAALALYCKALEYFVPALRYESDPRRKEAIRAKVGQYISRAEELKALVTSDSKNLLQQGSPAREVLKEMAKDKPRLCAALEVAAAAMARQSLRGGGGSCSTPRCRP